Proteins co-encoded in one Arachis hypogaea cultivar Tifrunner chromosome 13, arahy.Tifrunner.gnm2.J5K5, whole genome shotgun sequence genomic window:
- the LOC112738261 gene encoding uncharacterized protein, protein MVGGGIRRDEAPVINSTNVFAALGSLKKKKKKPEKDQQGSSKGRGATAEAKSEKKEVFWAPAPLTAKSWADVDDEDDDDYYATTAPPQAVWASSTAAPSASVTAAEAAGEESESEIEGLDDVEDEAEDEHENSSEVHVEAEPVLKRPPEPSPATKETERQLSKKELKKKELEELEAVLVELGLQKEPSGQDDSHGAEKKEDDRNGEVEKKENAAGESKSAKKKKKKDKSSKEQKEPQDQPDGVDANNATSETAGSEKADDASSTDVKERLKKVASMKKKKSSKEMDAAARAAASEAAARSARLAAAKKKEKAHYNQQPVR, encoded by the exons ATGGTGGGTGGAGGTATCAGGAGAGACGAGGCGCCGGTCATAAACAGCACCAACGTGTTCGCCGCCCTCGGAAgcctcaagaagaagaagaagaagcctgAGAAGGACCAACAGGGTTCTTCCAAGGGAAGAGGCGCCACGGCAGAGGCGAAATCCGAGAAGAAGGAGGTTTTCTGGGCTCCGGCTCCTCTCACCGCCAAGTCTTGGGCTGATGTTGATGACGAAGACGATGACGACTACTATGCAACCACTGCACCTCCTCAGGCCGTTTGGGCTTCATCCACTGCTGCTCCCTCAGCTTCGGTGACTGCGGCCGAGGCCGCCGGAGAG GAAAGTGAGAGTGAGATAGAAGGTCTTGATGATGTGGAAGATGAAGCTGAGGATGAACATGAAAATAGCTCAGAAGTGCATGTAGAAGCTGAGCCTGTTCTTAAAAGACCTCCTGAACCTTCGCCAGCTACCAAAGAAACTGAAAGGCAACTTTCAAAGAAGGAATTGAAGAAAAAAGAGCTTGAAGAGCTTGAAGCTGTTTTGGTTGAGCTAGGATTACAAAAGGAACCCAGTGGTCAGGATGACTCCCATG GTGCTGAGAAGAAGGAAGATGATCGCAACGGAGAGgtggagaagaaggagaatgctGCTGGGGAAAGCAAAAgtgcaaaaaagaagaaaaagaaggataaatctTCAAAGGAACAGAAAGAACCACAAGACCAGCCTGATGGCGTGGATGCCAATAATGCAACTTCTGAGACTGCAGGATCTGAGAAGGCCGATGATGCATCGTCAACTGATGTCAAAGAGCGGCTTAAGAAAGTTGCCtctatgaagaagaaaaagtcaaGCAAGGAGATGGATGCGGCTGCACGGGCAGCTGCTAGTGAGGCTGCTGCACGGAGTGCAAGGCTTGCCGCAGCCAAGAAAAAAGAGAAGGCACACTACAATCAGCAGCCGGTTCGGTAA
- the LOC112738260 gene encoding uncharacterized protein isoform X2: protein MVGGGSRREEAPVINSSNVFAALGSLKKKKKKPEKEQGSSKGRASSSSSTAASSAAKQQEKKEVFWAPAPLTSKSWADVDDEDDDDYYATTAPPQSVWGAPVAAAAESEPPAEESDSEIEGLDDAEDDAEDEHENDLEVPVEPEPVVKKSREPSLSTKETEKQLSKKELKKKELEELEAVLAELGLQKEPGSQADSHGVEKVEDRNGELEKKENATGESKNAKKKKKKDKSSKEQKESQDQPDSVADGKTTTEIAGTGKAEDAPVTDVKERLKKVASVKKKKSNKEMDAGARAAASEAAARSARLAAAKKKDKATHYNQQPVR, encoded by the exons ATGGTGGGAGGAGGGAGTAGGAGGGAGGAGGCGCCGGTCATAAACAGCTCCAACGTGTTCGCAGCGCTCGGAAgcctcaagaagaagaagaagaagcctgAGAAGGAACAGGGTTCATCCAAGGGGAGAGCCTCCTCGTCCTCTTCCACCGCCGCTTCCTCCGCCGCAAAACAGCAGGAGAAAAAGGAGGTTTTCTGGGCCCCGGCGCCACTCACGTCGAAGTCATGGGCTGACGTTGACGACGAGGATGATGACGACTACTACGCCACCACCGCTCCACCTCAATCCGTTTGGGGCGCccctgttgctgctgctgctgaatCCGAGCCCCCTGCTGAG GAAAGCGATAGTGAGATAGAAGGCCTTGATGATGCTGAAGATGATGCTGAGGATGAACATGAAAATGATTTAGAAGTGCCAGTAGAACCTGAACCTGTTGTTAAGAAGTCTCGTGAACCCTCATTGTCTACCAAGGAAACTGAAAAGCAACTTTCGAAGAAGGAATTGAAGAAAAAAGAGCTTGAGGAGCTTGAAGCTGTTTTAGCAGAGCTAGGATTGCAAAAAGAACCCGGAAGCCAGGCTGACTCCCATG GTGTTGAGAAGGTAGAGGATCGCAATGGTGAGTTAGAAAAGAAGGAGAATGCCACCGGTGAAAGCAAAaatgcaaagaagaagaagaagaaggacaaaTCTTCAAAGGAGCAGAAAGAATCGCAAGACCAGCCTGATTCTGTGGCTGATGGAAAGACAACTACTGAAATTGCTGGAACGGGGAAGGCAGAGGATGCACCTGTAACCGACGTGAAAGAGCGACTTAAGAAAGTTGCTTCtgtgaagaagaaaaaatcaaataagGAGATGGATGCTGGTGCAAGGGCTGCTGCTAGTGAGGCTGCTGCTAGGAGTGCAAGGCTTGCCGCGGCAAAGAAAAAAGATAAGGCGACTCACTACAATCAGCAGCCTGTGCGGTAA
- the LOC112738260 gene encoding uncharacterized protein isoform X1 gives MVGGGSRREEAPVINSSNVFAALGSLKKKKKKPEKEQGSSKGRASSSSSTAASSAAKQQEKKEVFWAPAPLTSKSWADVDDEDDDDYYATTAPPQSVWGAPVAAAAESEPPAEQESDSEIEGLDDAEDDAEDEHENDLEVPVEPEPVVKKSREPSLSTKETEKQLSKKELKKKELEELEAVLAELGLQKEPGSQADSHGVEKVEDRNGELEKKENATGESKNAKKKKKKDKSSKEQKESQDQPDSVADGKTTTEIAGTGKAEDAPVTDVKERLKKVASVKKKKSNKEMDAGARAAASEAAARSARLAAAKKKDKATHYNQQPVR, from the exons ATGGTGGGAGGAGGGAGTAGGAGGGAGGAGGCGCCGGTCATAAACAGCTCCAACGTGTTCGCAGCGCTCGGAAgcctcaagaagaagaagaagaagcctgAGAAGGAACAGGGTTCATCCAAGGGGAGAGCCTCCTCGTCCTCTTCCACCGCCGCTTCCTCCGCCGCAAAACAGCAGGAGAAAAAGGAGGTTTTCTGGGCCCCGGCGCCACTCACGTCGAAGTCATGGGCTGACGTTGACGACGAGGATGATGACGACTACTACGCCACCACCGCTCCACCTCAATCCGTTTGGGGCGCccctgttgctgctgctgctgaatCCGAGCCCCCTGCTGAG CAGGAAAGCGATAGTGAGATAGAAGGCCTTGATGATGCTGAAGATGATGCTGAGGATGAACATGAAAATGATTTAGAAGTGCCAGTAGAACCTGAACCTGTTGTTAAGAAGTCTCGTGAACCCTCATTGTCTACCAAGGAAACTGAAAAGCAACTTTCGAAGAAGGAATTGAAGAAAAAAGAGCTTGAGGAGCTTGAAGCTGTTTTAGCAGAGCTAGGATTGCAAAAAGAACCCGGAAGCCAGGCTGACTCCCATG GTGTTGAGAAGGTAGAGGATCGCAATGGTGAGTTAGAAAAGAAGGAGAATGCCACCGGTGAAAGCAAAaatgcaaagaagaagaagaagaaggacaaaTCTTCAAAGGAGCAGAAAGAATCGCAAGACCAGCCTGATTCTGTGGCTGATGGAAAGACAACTACTGAAATTGCTGGAACGGGGAAGGCAGAGGATGCACCTGTAACCGACGTGAAAGAGCGACTTAAGAAAGTTGCTTCtgtgaagaagaaaaaatcaaataagGAGATGGATGCTGGTGCAAGGGCTGCTGCTAGTGAGGCTGCTGCTAGGAGTGCAAGGCTTGCCGCGGCAAAGAAAAAAGATAAGGCGACTCACTACAATCAGCAGCCTGTGCGGTAA